Proteins encoded in a region of the Ornithodoros turicata isolate Travis chromosome 3, ASM3712646v1, whole genome shotgun sequence genome:
- the LOC135387367 gene encoding uncharacterized protein LOC135387367 gives MEDDGDPSMQRSLEEPAPRKPSSARKRKMYLYPGMPYNVPNTTKRRQEKQSSAAVAGVSDCHPQPASSDHTGHDTLSAAPTTPSQSSLEASVSDLSPAVSLSSAETHHSDICGTGDDIVYTAGTSGPSVGNVDLDVPGISYDGGEFEVPSGETLFSFVDDGNDFASRCAAHFGDEKLPNSTTTIAAGVVMIAAFALSKNLTWTDLDELLKLINKLFAQAAVPGSKYLFRKLWASRIKPATKNYYMCKECGTLLSTTDAELVCSSCNKSCSVKEAEKSDSYFTLMDLKEQVKHVIKRNKCDLSNNIDRIEASPTDSPISDVTSAGIYKSLQQNGVVKPGDLTLTINTDGSPVFHSSQRSIWPIQFTVNELPPKARFRATTLAGLWFGRKKPDMSLFMKEFALEANAIGLINWTHNNKTYCSSVHVIGCSVDSPARAAVQNHVLYAGYFGCPWCVIRGQYIDGHVRYIASEDERPEMRTAERTTRNAEIAARLSARAGHCVPVEGVKGPSSLSLLPHFDPVWGYSVDYMHCALLGVSRQFTELLLSSSSYDKRFYIGSTASVERIDKRLLSISPPHCFTRLPRSVRERSNWKASEWKNWILYYFLLCTADILPLRYWRHMCQFSEALHILLSTELTENMVKKADHLLSEFVCHVPTLYGESSVTFNVHQLQHLASTARNLGPLWANSAFSFESGNGRLLKQITAAKGVPHQVIERVIISQDLHEVLSSEQLPPDASSYCKGLLGCEPIQNAVSVGNVCLLGKGKFVSTFTSHEQTALAEVLGECPTSALEYKRFITGGEVFHTVSYAASMRRNCSAIVCSDDASYCILRVLKVACEEHERCVLLCKPVNETESVLPLPQHITECFLSPLRDMKCVNANDIVSPCLFVNFKHEEVTYLCHLPNTIERD, from the exons ATGGAAGACGACGGGGATCCGTCAATGCAACGCTCTTTGGAGGAACCCGCTCCGCGGAAGCCATCGAGCGCACGGAAGAGAAAAATGTATCTGTATCCTGGAATGCCGTACAATGTTCCGAATACTACGAAGCGCCGTCAAGAAAAGCAAAGCAGTGCTGCAGTAGCCGGTGTCAGTGACTGTCACCCACAACCCGCAAGTTCCGATCATACAGGCCATGATACACTATCGGCGGCACCAACAACACCATCGCAAAGTTCTTTGGAAGCAAGCGTTTCTGATCTTTCCCCGGCTGTGTCTCTCTCCTCTGCGGAGACTCATCATTCAGACATTTGCGGTACAGGGGACGATATCGTATACACGGCAGGTACGAGCGGCCCTAGCGTGGGCAACGTTGACTTGGATGTGCCTGGCATCTCCTACGATGGTGGTGAGTTCGAGGTACCGTCCGGTGAAACGCTGTTCTCATTTGTCGACGACGGGAACGATTTTGCATCACGGTGCGCTGCACATTTCGGTGACGAGAAGTTGCCGAATTCGACAACAACGATAGCCGCGGGTGTGGTGATGATAGCTGCTTTCGCGTTGTCCAAAAACCTTACATGGACTGATTTGGACGAGCTATTGAAGCTCATCAACAAACTGTTTGCGCAAGCAGCAGTACCTGGAAGCAAATACCTTTTTCGAAAGCTCTGGGCCTCGCGAATTAAGCCTGCAACTAAGAATTACTACATGTGCAAAGAGTGCGGAACGTTGCTCTCTACAACAGATGCTGAGCTGGTGTGCAGCAGCTGTAACAAAAGCTGCAGTGTAAAAGAAGCGGAAAAGTCAGACAGTTATTTCACTCTGATGGACTTGAAAGAGCAAGTGAAACATGtcataaaaagaaacaaatgtgACTTAAGTAACAACATCGACCGCATCGAAGCTTCCCCAACGGACTCTCCGATAAGTGACGTTACATCGGCAGGCATTTACAAAAGCTTGCAGCAGAATGGTGTTGTAAAGCCAGGTGACCTTACATTGACTATAAATACTGATGGTAGCCCTGTTTTCCATTCGTCTCAGAGGTCCATTTGGCCCATACAATTCACCGTCAATGAACTGCCACCAAAAGCCAGGTTCCGTGCAACCACACTAGCTGGTTTATGGTTTGGCAGGAAAAAGCCAGACATGTCTCTCTTCATGAAAGAGTTTGCATTAGAGGCAAATGCCATTGGACTGATCAACTGGACACATAACAACAAGACGTACTGCTCTAGTGTGCACGTCATTGGCTGCAGCGTTGACTCACCAGCCCGAGCTGCGGTCCAAAATCATGTTTTGTATGCTGGCTATTTTGGTTGCCCTTGGTGTGTGATTCGAGGCCAATACATCGATG GACATGTTCGCTACATTGCATCTGAGGACGAGCGACCAGAAATGCGCACAGCTGAACGCACAACTCGGAACGCAGAGATTGCTGCACGACTGTCTGCCAGGGCTGGTCATTGCGTCCCAGTTGAAGGTGTCAAGGGGCCGTCATCACTCTCCTTACTTCCACATTTTGATCCAGTTTGGGGATATTCTGTAGACTACATGCACTGTGCACTTTTAGGAGTGAGCAGGCAGTTTACAGAACTTCTCTTATCATCGTCAAGTTATGACAAAAGGTTCTACATTG GGAGTACTGCAAGTGTGGAGAGAATAGACAAACGGCTTCTAAGCATTTCACCTCCTCACTGCTTCACTCGGCTACCAAGGTCTGTGAGAGAGCGTTCCAACTGGAAGGCAAGTGAATGGAAGAATTGGATTCTCTACTACTTCCTCCTATGTACTGCTGATATACTTCCACTGCGATACTGGAGGCACATGTGCCAATTTTCTGAGGCACTTCATATTCTCCTGTCAACTGAGTTGACTGAGAACATGGTTAAAAAAGCAG ACCATCTTCTGTCAGAGTTTGTATGTCACGTTCCAACCCTGTATGGGGAGAGCAGCGTGACATTTAATGTACACCAACTGCAACACCTGGCTTCAACTGCTAGAAACCTTGGCCCACTTTGGGCAAATTCAGCATTTAGCTTCGAGAGTGGCAACGGACGTCTCCTGAAGCAGATAACAGCAGCAAAAGGCGTGCCACACCAAGTGATTGAACGAGTGATCATCTCCCAGGATTTGCATGAAGTGCTGTCATCAGAACAGCTTCCTCCTGATGCATCCTCGTACTGTAAAGGCTTGTTGGGCTGTGAACCTATCCAGAATGCTGTGTCTGTGGGGAATGTGTGTCTTCTAGGAAAAGGGAAATTCGTTTCGACTTTCACATCTCATGAACAGACTGCTCTTGCAGAAGTTCTGGGTGAGTGCCCCACAAGTGCTCTTGAGTACAAACGCTTTATAACTGGTGGGGAAGTATTCCACACAGTGAGCTATGCCGCATCAATGAGAAGAAACTGTTCCGCAATAGTTTGCAGTGATGATGCATCATATTGCATCTTGCGGGTTCTTAAAGTGGCTTGTGAGGAACATGAAAGATGTGTACTGCTGTGCAAGCCAGTCAACGAAACTGAGAGTGTGCTACCACTGCCGCAGCATATTACAGAGTGCTTTCTTTCGCCCCTACGTGACATGAAATGTGTAAATGCCAATGATATAGTTTCTCCGTGCCTTTTCGTAAACTTCAAGCACGAAGAAGTGACATATTTGTGCCACCTCCCAAACACAATTGAGAGAGACTAG
- the LOC135387368 gene encoding uncharacterized protein LOC135387368, which translates to MYAFVKYADGAAAIVPISLIKRFHPSDAKDFSATDVKQVFWADKDGSAANYYPGTVQYLAGSLDDLYEQLVTARKAIPRVFKDSDLDAMVSSAPPPKKTCQDIAKAAFKRTKTQDTEQGKKNMVKEVLRLQHSKVMKKKSRTRLPSSESDISDDDGAVVPEQYLLDAQEKIRVLKGEIKSLRKQLEEERALCHEVQRSLLAELARPKRVDVLDQEPFLRAQVPIQRAQASLQRSPCRPPQAQDTPLQPEAPLTPVCLSVMQHPVLHSPQEKATPEKSMEHPNEPVAEEQPSSCTEDKTAKPGTTNQAQLPPGDQEEIASVLNMTPPPEMIDLGHGVSTEKRKYLDVMKRPSDGRFCKDFARLLWSEEALLHRSVTGAPCKRYSKEGRLPKPAMTPEKKDALEGAFKVYIERTDPEGSEMWKKRLGAMNRHLASLLQGHQSARGRINKETQQDNAEMN; encoded by the exons ATGTACGCTTTTGTAAAGTATGCCGATGGCGCCGCGGCGATAGTGCCAATATCACTAATCAAGCGTTTTCACCCGAGCGACGCGAAAGACTTCAGTGCAACTGATGTTAAACAGGTCTTTTGGGCCGACAAAGACGGTTCAGCAGCGAACTACTACCCGGGCACCGTGCAGTATCTTGCTG gttcgCTGGATGACCTGTATGAACAGCTAGTCACTGCAAGGAAAGCAATTCCAAGGGTTTTCAAGGACAGTGACCTAGATGCCATG GTCTCCTCAGCACCTCCCCCGAAAAAAACATGCCAGGACATTGCCAAGGCTGCTTTTAAACGAACAAAAACACAGGATACTGAACAGGGAAAAAAGAATATGGTTAAGGAAGTGCTGCGATTGCAGCATTCAAAGGTTATGAAGAAGAAGTCCAGGACGAGGCTACCGAGCTCTGAATCGGATATATCAGATG ATGACGGTGCAGTTGTACCAGAACAGTATCTGCTTGATGCACAAGAAAAGATTCGTGTCCTCAAGGGGGAAATAAAGAGCCTCCGAAAGCAGCTTGAGGAGGAAAGGGCGCTGTGCCATGAAGTGCAGCGGTCTCTGCTAGCGGAACTGGCGAGACCGAAGA GGGTCGATGTGCTGGACCAGGAACCATTCCTACGGGCTCAGGTCCCGATCCAGCGAGCTCAGGCCTCACTTCAACGATCTCCGTGCCGGCCTCCACAAGCTCAGGACACACCTCTGCAACCTGAAGCCCCACTTACACCTGTGTGTCTTTCTGTGATGCAGCACCCAGTACTGCATTCACCACAAGAAAAGGCCACCCCAGAAAAG TCAATGGAGCATCCCAATGAGCCTGTTGCAGAAGAGCAACCAAGCTCATGCACAGAAGACAAAACGGCAAAACCTGGCACAACCAATCAAGCACAGCTGCCTCCAGGAGACCAGGAGGAAATTGCTTCTGTGTTGAACATGACGCCTCCTCCGGAGATG ATTGATTTGGGCCACGGCGTCAGTACTGAGAAGAGGAAGTATTTAGATGTCATGAAGAGACCGTCAGATGGGCGATTTTGCAAGGATTTTGCCCGCCTCCTGTGGTCCGAGGAAGCACTGCTCCACAGGAGCGTAACAGGTGCTCCTTGCAAGCGGTACAGCAAGGAGGGCCGGCTACCCAAGCCGGCAATGACGCCAGAAAAGAAGGACGCCCTGGAGG GTGCCTTCAAGGTCTACATCGAAAGGACCGACCCTGAGGGTTCCGAGATGTGGAAAAAACGCCTTGGTGCAATGAACAGGCACCTGGCGTCACTTCTCCAGGGACATCAAAGCGCAAGAGGGAGGATCAACAAAGAGACTCAGCAAGACAATGCTGAAATGAACTAA